One Tachyglossus aculeatus isolate mTacAcu1 chromosome 18, mTacAcu1.pri, whole genome shotgun sequence DNA segment encodes these proteins:
- the LOC119940278 gene encoding TBC1 domain family member 20-like, producing the protein MRGGRRPTATGSAEPSSAPGAGRKRDSLSWRKQKLLDIHEALSRDPVDVEALRAAARGRGGLLSDQVRRRVWPRLLGVNPYDLPPHPGRSPVRDHRDSSQVRMDVARSLGRFPRGMRAEQRSVLQGQLVALILAVLHARPELHYYQGYHELALAFLLVMGPRSATALLDQLSIHHLRDFMDPTMDSTKHILNYLLPLLARESPRLHRFMERADVGPVFALSWLLTWFGHVLPDMAHVLRLADFFLASHPLMPIYLAAAVVLHREAEVLDGPCDMARLHHLLSHLPPRLPDETLLARALQLFAHHPHPDLARQAAPRHRSLAIGSFPALQAASSKQRPDSILRRRRREAEVEPGPSVGGRSGAPSGLVKAAVWGLSATLGAAALAVTHSALEWAPDFLLQLF; encoded by the exons ATGAGGGGCGGCCGCAGGCCGACGGCGACCGGCTCGGCCGAGCCGTCGTCCGCCCCCGGAGCCGGAAGGAAACGGGACAGCC TGTCCTGGCGGAAGCAGAAGCTCCTGGACATCCACGAGGCGCTGAGCCGGGACCCCGTGGACGTGGAGGCCCTGCGGGCGGCCGCCCGGGGCCGCGGCGGGCTGCTCAGCGACCAGGTCCGCAGGCGGGTCTGGCCCCGGCTCCTGGGCGTGAATCCCTACGACCTGCCGCCCCATCCAG GCCGGAGCCCCGTCCGGGACCACAGGGACTCCAGTCAGGTGCGGATGGATGTGGCACGCTCCCTGGGGCGCTTCCCCCGAG GCATGCGGGCAGAGCAGAGGTCCGTCCTGCAGGGACAGCTGGTGGCCCTGATCTTGGCGGTGCTGCATGCCCGGCCTGAGCTGCACTATTACCAGGGCTACCACGAGCTCGCGCTGGCCTTCCTGCTGGTCATGGGGCCGCGCTCGGCCACTGCCCTGCTGGACCAgctctccatccatcacctcaG GGATTTCATGGATCCCACAATGGACAGCACCAAGCACATCCTCAACTACCTATTGCCTCTCCTGGCCCGGGAGAGTCCCCGGCTGCATCGCTTTATGGAGAG GGCGGACGTGGGCCCGGTTTTTGCCCTGAGTTGGCTGCTGACCTGGTTTGGCCACGTGCTCCCTGACATGGCCCACGTGCTAAGGCTCGCCGATTTCTTCCTGGCCTCACACCCGCTGATGCCCATCTACCTCGCCGCTGCG GTGGTGTTACATCGCGAAGCCGAGGTTCTGGACGGCCCGTGCGACATGGCCCGTCTACACCACCTGCTGTCTCACCTGCCCCCGCGCTTGCCGGACGAGACCCTCCTGGCCCGGGCCCTGCAGCTCTttgcccaccacccccaccccgattTGGCTCGCCAGGCTGCCCCTCGGCATCGGAG cctggCCATTGGCTCCTTCCCCGCGCTGCAGGCGGCCTCCTCCAAGCAGCGGCCGGACTCCATCCTGCGGCGACGGCGGCGAGAGGCGGAGGTGGAGCCGGGACCGAGCGTCGGGGGCAGGTCCGGGGCGCCCAGCGGGCTGGTCAAGGCCGCGGTGTGGGGGCTGTCGGCCACCCTGGGGGCGGCCGCCCTGGCCGTCACGCACTCGGCCCTGGAGTGGGCCCCGGACTTCCTCCTGCAGCTTTTCTAG